In Amaranthus tricolor cultivar Red isolate AtriRed21 chromosome 3, ASM2621246v1, whole genome shotgun sequence, a single window of DNA contains:
- the LOC130807975 gene encoding probable disease resistance protein At1g15890 isoform X1, whose amino-acid sequence MMFEYAVLFLSLIVLGISLAFNFVSLLGTMWSMRESINDTINFMIKLPNWLNYYNNLKNDTNTLHMKTTRLTRKAHDIRSEASAAEHQTLRQVKAEVRNWLENVQTVDNQVKDILEQAGRDMNIFVDFFYRAWLGIVHVDKKLQQVEQLLDTGTSLQTAPLISNVRLELPYLTSNLIGSEAFGNIKKVLEFIKSDRISCIGVHGAQGTGKTEIVKHIYNRILVNTNVYYVQIRENITNHELSSMIALTLGLELAEEDEGRRPDFLYRALRSKGKFVLILDGLIRDFRLIEVGIPVHSNGGKLIFTTRSPNVLRRMQSQETIELQPLSEDEAHELFRKEVQVSEYDSEEMEGVAHRILQQCGNVPGVIIRIADMLRREHDIHVWWNTLNELQQHL is encoded by the exons ATGATGTTTGAATATG CTGTGCTATTTTTGTCCCTCATTGTGCTCGGAATTTCACTTGCCTTCAACTTCGTTAGTTTATTGGGGACGATGTGGAGTATGAGGGAATCTATAAACGATACAATCAATTTCATGATCAAATTACCTAATTGGTTAAACTACTATAACAACTTGAAGAACGACACAAACACCCTCCATATGAAAACAACAAGATTAACCCGAAAAGCCCATGACATCAGATCAGAGGCATCTGCTGCAGAGCATCAGACCCTTCGCCAAGTGAAGGCAGAAGTACGAAATTGGTTGGAAAACGTGCAGACTGTGGATAACCAAGTTAAGGATATTCTGGAGCAGGCAGGAAGAGATATGAACATTTTCGTAGATTTCTTTTATCGCGCTTGGTTAGGGATCGTTCATGTCGACAAGAAACTTCAGCAAGTAGAACAACTCTTGGATACTGGAACGTCTTTACAGACTGCTCCCTTGATATCTAATGTAAGACTGGAGCTTCCTTATCTGACTTCCAACCTAATAGGTAGCGAAGCATTCGGTAATATCAAGAAAGTGTTGGAGTTTATAAAATCAGATCGGATATCATGTATTGGTGTTCATGGAGCACAAGGTACCGGCAAAACAGAAATCGTTAAGCATATCTACAACCGAATATTAGTAAACACGAATGTTTATTATGTACAAATTAGGGAGAATATCACGAACCATGAGTTGTCGAGCATGATTGCTCTAACACTTGGGTTAGAATTAGCTGAAGAGGATGAAGGTAGGCGGCCTGATTTTTTATACAGAGCTTTGAGAAGTAAAGGGAAATTTGTTCTTATACTAGATGGTTTAATAAGAGATTTCAGATTAATTGAAGTAGGTATCCCTGTGCATTCAAATGGGGGAAAATTGATTTTCACTACACGTTCACCAAATGTTTTGCGAAGAATGCAGTCACAAGAAACAATCGAGCTGCAGCCGTTGTCAGAAGATGAAGCACATGAGCTGTTTCGAAAAGAGGTGCAGGTGAGTGAATATGACTCGGAAGAAATGGAAGGCGTAGCACATCGTATCTTACAACAATGTGGGAATGTACCTGGCGTAATTATTCGTATAGCAGATATGTTGAGAAGGGAACATGATATACATGTATGGTGGAACACTTTGAATGAACTGCAACAACACTTGTAG
- the LOC130807975 gene encoding probable disease resistance protein At1g15890 isoform X2 — protein MWSMRESINDTINFMIKLPNWLNYYNNLKNDTNTLHMKTTRLTRKAHDIRSEASAAEHQTLRQVKAEVRNWLENVQTVDNQVKDILEQAGRDMNIFVDFFYRAWLGIVHVDKKLQQVEQLLDTGTSLQTAPLISNVRLELPYLTSNLIGSEAFGNIKKVLEFIKSDRISCIGVHGAQGTGKTEIVKHIYNRILVNTNVYYVQIRENITNHELSSMIALTLGLELAEEDEGRRPDFLYRALRSKGKFVLILDGLIRDFRLIEVGIPVHSNGGKLIFTTRSPNVLRRMQSQETIELQPLSEDEAHELFRKEVQVSEYDSEEMEGVAHRILQQCGNVPGVIIRIADMLRREHDIHVWWNTLNELQQHL, from the coding sequence ATGTGGAGTATGAGGGAATCTATAAACGATACAATCAATTTCATGATCAAATTACCTAATTGGTTAAACTACTATAACAACTTGAAGAACGACACAAACACCCTCCATATGAAAACAACAAGATTAACCCGAAAAGCCCATGACATCAGATCAGAGGCATCTGCTGCAGAGCATCAGACCCTTCGCCAAGTGAAGGCAGAAGTACGAAATTGGTTGGAAAACGTGCAGACTGTGGATAACCAAGTTAAGGATATTCTGGAGCAGGCAGGAAGAGATATGAACATTTTCGTAGATTTCTTTTATCGCGCTTGGTTAGGGATCGTTCATGTCGACAAGAAACTTCAGCAAGTAGAACAACTCTTGGATACTGGAACGTCTTTACAGACTGCTCCCTTGATATCTAATGTAAGACTGGAGCTTCCTTATCTGACTTCCAACCTAATAGGTAGCGAAGCATTCGGTAATATCAAGAAAGTGTTGGAGTTTATAAAATCAGATCGGATATCATGTATTGGTGTTCATGGAGCACAAGGTACCGGCAAAACAGAAATCGTTAAGCATATCTACAACCGAATATTAGTAAACACGAATGTTTATTATGTACAAATTAGGGAGAATATCACGAACCATGAGTTGTCGAGCATGATTGCTCTAACACTTGGGTTAGAATTAGCTGAAGAGGATGAAGGTAGGCGGCCTGATTTTTTATACAGAGCTTTGAGAAGTAAAGGGAAATTTGTTCTTATACTAGATGGTTTAATAAGAGATTTCAGATTAATTGAAGTAGGTATCCCTGTGCATTCAAATGGGGGAAAATTGATTTTCACTACACGTTCACCAAATGTTTTGCGAAGAATGCAGTCACAAGAAACAATCGAGCTGCAGCCGTTGTCAGAAGATGAAGCACATGAGCTGTTTCGAAAAGAGGTGCAGGTGAGTGAATATGACTCGGAAGAAATGGAAGGCGTAGCACATCGTATCTTACAACAATGTGGGAATGTACCTGGCGTAATTATTCGTATAGCAGATATGTTGAGAAGGGAACATGATATACATGTATGGTGGAACACTTTGAATGAACTGCAACAACACTTGTAG